One segment of Bacteroides caecimuris DNA contains the following:
- a CDS encoding response regulator transcription factor: MATERILIVDDEETLCEVLQLNLENEGYDVDIAFSAEEALTLDLKKYSLILLDIMMGGISGIKMTKMLKADLKTAEIPIIFCTARDTEDDMVMGLNLGADDYIMKPYTIRNVIARVKSVLRRTVTHKSNNVHSDKTNIMQVEGLRLNLEFKRCTVDGAEVKLTRKEFELLAYLISHRGKILSREQILSKVWKEEVVVLDRTIDVNITRVRSKIGAYGSYIVTRSGFGYGFRD; this comes from the coding sequence ATGGCTACTGAACGTATATTAATTGTAGATGATGAAGAGACTCTATGTGAAGTCTTGCAACTCAATCTTGAAAATGAAGGCTATGATGTAGATATAGCTTTCAGTGCAGAAGAGGCCTTAACACTTGACTTAAAAAAATATTCGCTTATACTTCTAGATATAATGATGGGAGGGATAAGCGGTATTAAAATGACCAAGATGCTAAAGGCAGATTTAAAAACAGCAGAAATACCAATCATTTTTTGTACCGCACGTGATACGGAAGATGATATGGTGATGGGACTTAATCTTGGTGCGGATGACTATATTATGAAGCCTTACACAATTCGTAATGTGATAGCTAGAGTGAAGAGTGTTTTGCGCCGAACAGTGACCCATAAAAGCAACAATGTCCATTCGGATAAAACCAATATAATGCAAGTGGAAGGTTTGCGATTGAACCTGGAATTTAAACGTTGCACAGTGGACGGAGCAGAGGTAAAGCTGACAAGAAAAGAGTTTGAGCTGTTGGCATACCTAATTTCACACCGTGGCAAAATTCTGTCACGAGAACAGATTCTCAGTAAAGTCTGGAAAGAGGAAGTGGTTGTTTTGGACCGGACCATTGATGTGAACATTACGCGTGTTCGATCCAAGATTGGTGCATATGGTTCATATATTGTTACACGCTCAGGTTTCGGTTATGGCTTCCGTGATTAA
- a CDS encoding TonB-dependent receptor: MKKFIKVFLSVLLFTGFSNAVLAENRDPVPKVGSICGRVIDNTKQALPGACVYIDGLQTGDVSDINGFYSIKNLKPGNYKVVVSYVGYDPYTMELIVKEGKATENDIVLTEGVELQEVVVAGAFSGQRKAINMQKNNLGITNVVSADQVGKFPDSNIGDALKRINGINVQYDMGEARFGQVRGTSADLASVTVNGNRLPSAEGDTRNVQLDLIPADMVQTIEVSKVVTSDMDGDAIGGAINLVTKNTPYDRVFNATVGTGYNAVSDKMQLNLGLTYGDRFFNDKLGLMMAASYQNAPGGADNTEFEYDVDDDGKVFLDKAEVRQYYVTRERQSYSLATDYKFNPNHKISFKGIYNRRSDWENRYRITYKKLNEDPSKQSVVLQTKGGSGDNKDARLELQQTMDFMLDGEHTFGRLNMDWAGSFSRATEDRPNERYFGVTMKGKKNEDYFSDLSFVGAGGRNPYPNKGIGNVDDYKWSIDELTNSDQQIKENEWKFRINFELPLTTGSFGNTLRFGAKYTNKTKERETHCYDYADVYESEFEDGWINNMNGQIRDGFMPNGNYPMNTPFITKEYLGSLKMNPNQDGAYELYEEASGNYKAKEAITSAYVRYDQKLWNKLDLILGLRMEHTSLNYSGFNWVVDDLEDEQGRLEATGDKRNDYINWLPSALLKYNVTDDLKLRASFTKTLSRPKYSALVPCIHYNIAEEEASFGNANLKPTTSYNFDLGGEYYFESVGLVSLGLFYKNVHDVIADEKWRSTNDPNIPSGLLNEDGDPVKYEITKPINAYDADLFGVEVAYQRDFGFITPALKCLGFYGTYTYTHSTTKNHNFEHRTMEDGEKIKMTGSPAHTANASFYYENKGLNVRVSYNFASEFVDEFGTVAALDRYYDKVNYLDVNASYTFGKRCKTTIYAEANNLLNQPLRYYQGTKDRTMQLEYYGIRANLGVKFQF, encoded by the coding sequence ATGAAAAAATTTATTAAAGTATTCTTATCTGTACTGCTATTTACTGGATTCAGCAATGCAGTTTTGGCAGAAAACAGAGATCCGGTACCTAAAGTGGGTTCCATTTGTGGACGAGTTATTGACAATACAAAACAGGCTTTGCCTGGTGCATGTGTCTATATCGATGGATTACAGACAGGGGATGTCAGTGATATCAATGGATTCTACTCGATAAAGAATCTTAAGCCGGGGAATTATAAGGTGGTTGTTTCTTATGTCGGTTACGACCCTTATACAATGGAACTAATTGTAAAAGAAGGTAAGGCTACTGAAAATGATATTGTATTGACTGAGGGCGTAGAACTTCAGGAAGTAGTTGTGGCAGGTGCATTCTCCGGTCAGAGAAAGGCAATCAATATGCAGAAGAATAATCTGGGTATAACAAATGTCGTTTCAGCTGACCAAGTGGGAAAATTTCCTGATTCAAATATTGGCGACGCCTTGAAGCGTATAAATGGTATCAATGTACAGTATGATATGGGAGAAGCCCGTTTCGGACAAGTAAGAGGTACAAGTGCAGACTTGGCATCTGTAACTGTAAACGGCAATCGCCTTCCATCCGCTGAAGGTGATACTCGTAATGTCCAGTTGGACTTAATACCTGCCGATATGGTACAAACTATTGAGGTCAGCAAGGTTGTCACTAGTGATATGGACGGTGATGCCATTGGTGGTGCAATCAATCTTGTAACCAAAAATACACCCTACGACAGAGTCTTCAACGCAACCGTTGGTACAGGTTACAATGCCGTGAGTGACAAAATGCAACTCAATCTCGGACTTACTTATGGCGATCGTTTCTTCAACGACAAGCTGGGTCTGATGATGGCAGCTTCCTACCAAAATGCACCTGGTGGAGCCGATAATACCGAATTTGAATATGATGTAGACGATGATGGTAAAGTATTTTTAGATAAGGCAGAAGTTCGCCAATATTATGTGACACGTGAACGACAGAGCTACTCATTGGCTACAGATTATAAATTCAATCCGAACCATAAGATTTCATTTAAAGGAATATACAATAGACGCAGTGACTGGGAGAATCGTTATAGAATAACTTACAAGAAGTTGAACGAAGATCCCTCAAAACAATCTGTTGTATTACAGACCAAGGGCGGTAGTGGAGACAATAAGGATGCACGCCTGGAGTTGCAGCAGACTATGGACTTTATGTTGGATGGTGAACATACTTTTGGAAGATTAAATATGGATTGGGCCGGTTCTTTTTCACGCGCAACAGAGGACCGTCCAAATGAGCGTTACTTTGGTGTTACAATGAAGGGTAAGAAAAATGAAGATTATTTTAGCGATCTCAGTTTTGTTGGAGCCGGAGGACGTAACCCATATCCTAATAAAGGCATTGGAAATGTTGATGACTACAAATGGAGTATTGATGAATTGACAAATTCAGATCAACAAATCAAAGAGAATGAATGGAAATTTCGCATTAACTTTGAGTTGCCGTTGACTACAGGATCTTTTGGTAATACACTTAGATTTGGTGCAAAGTACACAAATAAAACTAAGGAACGTGAAACTCATTGCTATGATTATGCAGATGTTTATGAAAGCGAATTTGAAGACGGTTGGATAAATAACATGAACGGACAAATTAGAGATGGGTTTATGCCAAATGGCAATTATCCTATGAACACTCCATTCATTACAAAAGAGTATCTGGGTAGCCTGAAAATGAATCCTAATCAAGATGGAGCATACGAATTGTATGAAGAGGCATCGGGAAACTACAAAGCAAAAGAGGCAATCACTAGTGCATATGTTCGCTATGACCAGAAACTTTGGAATAAATTGGATTTGATTCTGGGTTTAAGAATGGAGCACACTTCACTTAATTACAGCGGATTCAACTGGGTTGTTGATGATTTGGAAGATGAGCAGGGTCGTTTGGAAGCTACAGGAGATAAGAGAAATGACTATATCAATTGGTTGCCTAGTGCTTTGTTGAAATACAACGTAACTGATGACTTAAAATTGAGAGCCTCATTTACCAAAACCCTATCTCGCCCCAAATATTCAGCTTTGGTTCCTTGTATTCACTATAATATAGCCGAAGAGGAAGCTAGTTTTGGTAATGCAAACTTAAAACCGACAACATCATATAATTTCGACCTTGGTGGAGAGTATTACTTTGAGAGTGTAGGTCTTGTTAGTTTAGGACTTTTCTATAAGAACGTGCATGATGTTATAGCAGATGAGAAATGGAGAAGCACAAATGATCCTAATATTCCAAGCGGTCTGCTAAATGAAGATGGTGATCCTGTTAAATACGAAATTACGAAACCCATTAATGCGTACGATGCCGATTTGTTCGGTGTAGAAGTCGCTTACCAGAGAGATTTTGGTTTCATTACCCCGGCCTTGAAATGTCTCGGATTCTACGGAACATACACCTATACACATAGTACAACAAAGAACCACAACTTTGAGCACCGCACTATGGAGGACGGAGAAAAAATCAAGATGACAGGTTCTCCCGCTCATACTGCAAATGCATCTTTTTACTATGAGAATAAGGGTTTGAATGTGAGAGTATCTTACAATTTTGCATCTGAATTTGTAGATGAATTTGGTACAGTTGCAGCATTGGACCGTTATTATGACAAGGTAAATTATTTGGATGTCAATGCCAGCTACACATTCGGCAAAAGATGCAAAACTACAATCTATGCAGAGGCAAATAATCTGCTTAACCAGCCATTGCGATACTATCAGGGAACCAAAGACCGCACTATGCAATTGGAATACTATGGAATTAGGGCAAATCTTGGAGTAAAATTTCAGTTTTAA